TTTCCTCTTTTGCTTGTTCGTTTAGCAATAACAGCTATAGTAGGATATCCTTTAATTGGAGATTTTAATCTAAAAATCAAAACTATTTTAGCCATTAGTCTTTTTGTAATTTTTCTGACTCTAGCTTATGGCGGACATGAAAACTTTAAAGACGTGAGACTTCCCGGCGTTCTACAGCGTATTGGGATTGTGTATTTCTTTGTTTCGATTATATATTTAAAAACAACTGTAAAAACGCAAATCATTCTGAGTGGTTTAATTTTATTCGGATATTGGGCAATAATGACATTGGTTCCCGTTCCCGGAATTGGTCATTCAAATCTTGAACCCGTTACTAATTTAGCATCATGGTTAGACAGTATTTTATTAAAAGATCATATGTACATTGCCACTAAAACCTGGGATCCAGAAGGTGTTTTAAGCACTTTACCTGTTATAGCAAACGGATTAATTGGTTTACTGATTGGTCAATTGCTTCTTAAACCTTTACCAAAACTACAAATCGCCAAAAAAATGGGAATTATCAGTATTATATTGATTCTTTCGGGATTGTTATGGTCTGTGTTTTTCCCAATAAACAAAGCACTTTGGACGAGTTCTTACGTTTTATTTACTGCCGGAATTGCACTTTTACTTCTTACGCTGATTTACTATATTGTAGATGTATTGAAACACAAAAAATGGACAAAATTTTTATTAAGCTGGGGCGTAAATCCAATGATTGTATTTTTCGTTTCCGGAATATTACCTCGTGCACTCGCATTAATTAAAATTCAGAACCCTGAAAATATTTCAGATCAAATAAACGTTAGAGATTATGCTTACCAATACTGGATAAGCCCGCTTTTTGAAAATCAAATGATATCATCCCTTACTTATTCGATACTATATATACTCTTATGGAGTTGCATGTTATGGTACTTTTACAAAAAGGGCATGATTTTTAAGGTATAATTTCAACGAAAGAACAAAGCGAACTATTCTAAAATTATAATTTCTTATACTCATCTAAAAAAACTATTTTTGGTTTCTGTTAAAAAAGATTGAAATGCATAAAAATCAGCAACTATTATTCTCTATTATATTTTTATTTTTCTTAGGATGGAAATCCAATGCGCAGGAAAAAACAGCACATCCTAAAAACGA
This genomic interval from uncultured Flavobacterium sp. contains the following:
- a CDS encoding DUF5009 domain-containing protein, yielding MKDRIISVDVLRGLTVLLMTVVNNPGSWDYVYPILDHAKWNGCTLADLVFPFFIFVVGIAIPLAMPIKQDKPENILKIITRSLRIICLGFFLYFFNSIYFLGLDGFPLLLVRLAITAIVGYPLIGDFNLKIKTILAISLFVIFLTLAYGGHENFKDVRLPGVLQRIGIVYFFVSIIYLKTTVKTQIILSGLILFGYWAIMTLVPVPGIGHSNLEPVTNLASWLDSILLKDHMYIATKTWDPEGVLSTLPVIANGLIGLLIGQLLLKPLPKLQIAKKMGIISIILILSGLLWSVFFPINKALWTSSYVLFTAGIALLLLTLIYYIVDVLKHKKWTKFLLSWGVNPMIVFFVSGILPRALALIKIQNPENISDQINVRDYAYQYWISPLFENQMISSLTYSILYILLWSCMLWYFYKKGMIFKV